One genomic segment of Coffea arabica cultivar ET-39 chromosome 6e, Coffea Arabica ET-39 HiFi, whole genome shotgun sequence includes these proteins:
- the LOC113697337 gene encoding probable small nuclear ribonucleoprotein G produces the protein MSRSGQPPDLKKYMDKKLQIKLNANRMVVGTLRGFDQFMNLVVDDTVEVNGNDKIKIGMVVVRGNSVVTVEALEPVARAQ, from the exons ATGAGTCGATCGGGCCAACCCCCGGATCTGAAGAA GTACATGGACAAAAAACTCCAGA TCAAGTTGAATGCCAACCGCATGGTGGTTGGAACACTTCGGGGTTTTGATCAGTTCATGAACCTGGTGGTTGATGACACAGTGGAAGTGAATGGCAATGATAAGATTAAGATAGGGATGGTT GTTGTCAGAGGAAATAGTGTAGTCACTGTTGAAGCACTCGAACCAGTTGCCAGAGCACAGTGA